From the genome of Nicotiana sylvestris chromosome 2, ASM39365v2, whole genome shotgun sequence, one region includes:
- the LOC138885910 gene encoding early nodule-specific protein 2-like, protein MARGKKKEETAMAASKAREYRNPRPHFPERTSQHYYPHSNAAYPPQPYMIMNAQPYVHPPHQANRGQAPPPRNQPPYRNHYNPQPPQNNFRPQEPPRRRTFTPIGEPYSTLFPKLVQLGFLQPVP, encoded by the coding sequence atggcaagagggaagaaaaaggaagaaacagccATGGCAGCCTCaaaagcaagggaatatcgtaaccccaggccccattttccggaaagaacctcacaacactactacccccactcaaatgcggCATATCCTCCTCAGCCCTACATGATCATGAAcgcccagccttatgtccatccgccgcaCCAAGCCAAcagaggccaagctccacctcccagaaatcagcctccttaccgcaaccactataacccacaacctccgcaAAATAACTTTCGTCCTCAAGAGCCACCTAGGAGGAGGACTTTCACGCCTATTGGtgagccatactctactttgttcccgaagctagttcagttgggtttcctgcagccagtccccTAG